Below is a genomic region from Citrobacter europaeus.
GATATGACCGTTTATCAGATCGAGAAATTCCTGCTCACCTAAAAAATGATGAAAGCCAGCGAGGTTGCTGATGAAAACGTGGTCGTCAGGCATCCTGTCGAAGTTGAAAGGCATCAGTCTCATTATGCAAGCCTGTCATCTATGCTTCGGAGAACCTTGCTGACAATGGCATCACGCAATTGACCGGTTTGATGATGAAGTTTCTCCCTGAGGCTAAAATCGTTTACCAGCCTTTCGAATTCAAACTCACATTCAGGACTACTTGTCTCAAAGAAGATAATCCAGGAGGATATATTTTCTTCAAGTTTCCATGAACTTACAGGAGTCATCCAGTAGAGGGTGTTTCGGATAACCCATTCAGAAAACTGATCTTTTTGTAACACCTTTTCCCACATTGTTATTACCTTCCAAAGAAATAATAACGGAAAGAAACTTATTCCATTTAGAGATTTTTCTTATAGAATTAAAGATACAACATTTTTAGAAAAATGTTACTGAGTATGTCAAAATTCTGAGATTCAGTTCAACTAGAAGTCAATCGAATCACGTGCTCACATGATGCAGCAATAGGTTACACATAGGCTACTTTTTGAGATAACAGGCAAAGAATTAGAAAGTTATTACCGCCATCGAATTATTTACACCTTAATAATTAGCATATTAAGCAAATGCTTTTGGTTCTTTTTGCATGTCAATAGATTAGCTTTGTGGCAAAATCATGAAGCTATGCAATCATTGCATTGTTATTAACACAGCATATTTTTATAAACTTTTAACACCTTATCTCAAAAAGGATAACAAAGTGGACAGAAGTGCAGTTGATACAATTCGTGGGTATTGTTATCAAGTTGATAAAACGATTATTGAAATTTTTTCGTTACCACAAATGGATGACTCAATTGATATAGAATGCATTGAAGATATTGATGTCTACAACGATGGGCACTTAACTGCGATCCAATGCAAATACTATGAGAGTACAGATTATAACCACTCCGTCATATCAAAGCCTATAAGACTAATGTTGTCACACTTTAAGGACAATAAAGAAAAAGGGGCGAATTATTATCTTTTCGGGCACTATAAATCAGGACAAAACAAATTAACACTTCCATTAAAAGTTGACTTCTTCAAATCTAACTTCCTCATATACACTGAAAAACAAATCAAACATGAGTACCATATAGAAAATGGGCTTACCGAAGAGGATCTACAAGCCTTTTTGGATAGATTAGTTATAAATATCAATGCCAAATCATTTACTGATCAAAAAAAACAAACTATACAAATAATAAAAAACCATTTTCAATGTGAAGATTATGAGGCAGAGCATTATTTTTATTCTAATGCTTTCAGAAAAACCTATGATATCTCTTGTAATAAAAAAGTTCGAAGGATAAAAAAATCAGATTTTATTGAAAGTATCAACAAATCCAGAGTCTTATTTAACATATGGTTTTATCAATATGAAGGAAGAAAAGAATATTTAAGAAAACTAAAAGAATCTTTCATAAGGAGAAGTGTAAACACTTCTCCTTATGCTCGTTTTTTCATCTTGGAATTTCAAGACAAGATTGATATAAAAACAGTTAAAGACTGTATATATAAAATACAATTAAATTGGTCTAATTTATCTAAAAGAGCAGATCGACCATATTCTCCTTTTTTACTTGTTCATGGCATCAGCGAAGATAAATTATACGAATTGAAGAATCAATTATACAATGAAAATCTAATTTTCGCTGATGGATACCCTTTTAAAGGAAGTGTATTTACTCCAAAAATATTAGTCGAAGGGTTTTCAAATAAAGAAATCCACTTCCAATTTATCAACGACATAGATGATTTCAATGAAATACTGAACAGTATTCATATAAGAAAAGAAGTATATCAGTTCTATACGAAAAACTGCCTTGATATCCCATCCCAACTACCCCAGGTAAACATACAAGTTAAAGACTTTGCCGATATAAAGGAGATAGTGTAATGAGCAGGAATAATGATATTAATGCAGAAGTAGTATCAGTGTCGCCAAATAAACTAAAAATTTCTGTAGACGACCTTGAAGAGTTTAAGATAGCAGAAGAAAAATTAGGTGTAGGATCTTATTTAAGGGTTTCAGATAATCAAGATGTTGCTCTTCTGGCCATCATAGATAATTTTTCTATTGAGGTTAAGGAAAGCCAAAAGCAAAAATACATGATAGAAGCAAGCCCAATAGGTCTTGTTAAAAATGGAAAGTTCTATCGCGGGGGTGATTCACTTGCACTTCCACCTAAAAAAGTTGAACCAGCTAAGTTAGACGAAATAATATCTATATATACAGACAGCATAGACATAAAAGATCGCTTTACTTTTTCAAGCCTATCACTTAATACAAAAGTATCTGTACCTGTGAATGGAAATAGATTTTTCAATAAACATATTGCTATCGTAGGTTCAACGGGGTCAGGTAAGTCTCACACTGTTGCCAAAATACTTCAAAAAGCCATAGATGAAAAGCAAGAAGGTTATAAAGGGTTAAACAATTCTCATATAATTATTTTTGACATACATTCTGAATATGAAAATGCATTCCCTAATTCCAATATATTGAATGTGGATACATTAAACCTTCCATATTGGCTATTAAATGGCGATGAGTTAGAAGAACTTTTTCTTGATACAGAAGCAAATGATCATAACCAGAGAAACGTGTTCCGACAGGCAATTACCTTAAATAAAAAGAAACATTTTCAAGGTGATCCAGCCACAAAGGAAATAATAAGCTTTCATTCGCCATATTATTTCGATATTAATGAAGTTATCAACTACATTAACAACAGAAATAATGAAAGAAAAAATAAAGACAATGAACATATTTGGTCAGATGAGGAAGGAACTTTCAAGTTTGACAATAAAAATGCACATAGGTTATTCAAAGAGAATTTAACACCTGATGGAAGTTCAGCCGGTGCTTTAAATGGAAAACTTCTCAATTTTGTTGATCGATTACAAAGTAAATTATTTGATAAGAGATTAGACTTCATTCTGGGTGAAGGTAGCAAATCCGTAACATTTAAAGAGACATTACAAGCCTTAATAAGCTATGGAAAAGATAAATCAAACATTACAATACTTGATGTAAGCGGTGTTCCTTTTGAAGTACTTAGCATTTGTGTATCATTGATATCTCGGTTAATTTTTGAATTTGGTTATCATTCAAAAAAAATCAAAAGAAAAACGAATGAGAATCAAGATATCCCAATCTTGATTGTTTACGAAGAAGCACATAAATATGCTCCTAAAAGTGATCTGAGCAAATATAGAACATCCAAAGAGGCAATTGAAAGGATTGCCAAAGAGGGAAGAAAATACGGTGTGACCCTTCTCCTTGCAAGTCAAAGACCTTCTGAAATTTCAGAAACAATATTTTCTCAATGTAATACTTTTATCTCAATGCGGTTAACGAACCCAGACGATCAAAATTATGTTAAGCGATTACTCCCGGATACAGTAGGTGATATTACAAACCTCTTACCATCACTCAAAGAAGGTGAAGCCTTAATCATGGGGGATTCAATATCAATACCTTCCATTGTAAAAATAGAAAAATGTACAATGCCACCATCGTCAATTGACATCAAATACCTTGATGAATGGAGGAAAGAGTGGGTAGATTCGGAGTTTGATAAGATAATTGAACAATGGAGTAAAAGTTAATATCAGAAATGGATTCACTCTTGATTAAGAGTGAATCCATTGATATCAATTGCTTTGTTGCGAATTAATATAATTTATCCTGCCATCATTAACCAATGAGTCAATAGATTCTTTTATGTCCCCTATTGTTTTATGAACCTCTTTCATAATATCATCATACAGAAATTATTATTTCTACCTTTGTTTTTACAAAAAATATTCTATCGATCATAAACTCTGAGTAGTTAACACGGTCTGTAACTTTCAAAAACTCAAAGCCAAATATATTTGTTTCATTAAATAGCGGTATATCCTTATATGCAACACCGTTATTTTCTTTCATTAGAGACTCTAAATCTTTAAATACTGACAAATCCAATTCTAATATTTTTTTAAGTAACCCATCATTCAAATAAGGAAGACTCTCGATTTTTATATTGATATATAATCCTTTGTAAGGTACAGGGGAAATTATATCAAGAATAAAATTATGTTTTACTAAGTTATTTAATTCTTTTGATATAGCAGGAGTATATGATTGATGGACCATCGCTGGATGGAGGCGTTGAGTGTAGCCAAAAAGTACATCGCAAATTCCGTCAATAACATTTTTCCTTTTGGATAAAATTCGAAAATGTTTGTGTTTGAAATAGGCTGCGAAAATTTCCCGCATTAAATCAATATCA
It encodes:
- the hxsD gene encoding His-Xaa-Ser system protein HxsD, with the translated sequence MWEKVLQKDQFSEWVIRNTLYWMTPVSSWKLEENISSWIIFFETSSPECEFEFERLVNDFSLREKLHHQTGQLRDAIVSKVLRSIDDRLA
- a CDS encoding ATP-binding protein; the protein is MSRNNDINAEVVSVSPNKLKISVDDLEEFKIAEEKLGVGSYLRVSDNQDVALLAIIDNFSIEVKESQKQKYMIEASPIGLVKNGKFYRGGDSLALPPKKVEPAKLDEIISIYTDSIDIKDRFTFSSLSLNTKVSVPVNGNRFFNKHIAIVGSTGSGKSHTVAKILQKAIDEKQEGYKGLNNSHIIIFDIHSEYENAFPNSNILNVDTLNLPYWLLNGDELEELFLDTEANDHNQRNVFRQAITLNKKKHFQGDPATKEIISFHSPYYFDINEVINYINNRNNERKNKDNEHIWSDEEGTFKFDNKNAHRLFKENLTPDGSSAGALNGKLLNFVDRLQSKLFDKRLDFILGEGSKSVTFKETLQALISYGKDKSNITILDVSGVPFEVLSICVSLISRLIFEFGYHSKKIKRKTNENQDIPILIVYEEAHKYAPKSDLSKYRTSKEAIERIAKEGRKYGVTLLLASQRPSEISETIFSQCNTFISMRLTNPDDQNYVKRLLPDTVGDITNLLPSLKEGEALIMGDSISIPSIVKIEKCTMPPSSIDIKYLDEWRKEWVDSEFDKIIEQWSKS